The proteins below are encoded in one region of Drosophila santomea strain STO CAGO 1482 chromosome 3R, Prin_Dsan_1.1, whole genome shotgun sequence:
- the LOC120454689 gene encoding regulator of G-protein signaling loco isoform X3 → MNNTNTNRGSCSRIPIAKNQDSIASMVERFVQSLSQLNDSGTFDSSFEIKRIHPGSSAGSTPKHVRHRCLTELDREQLTRFVQDFEERQASTPKAKSKISSPYICRKAKEFYQSASGRRSASPHITMPPETVPEEQAVVKLLPRKCAEAEDLMPPPMAMARVQAERRSCRSASRVLQFFSSATKRRSGSRKLSEPELEDNRADSPVLLRVTRDREEEQLGCSPLPLAAAGGEVPTSSEDEEEHDDGISSASSNLTSQSGSSNSRNLSPDSSFEMHAPLLPSFKVTPPRAVCRVGKNAACEFARFLRGSFHSKRASVTTLRRSLSDPDAVQQMDFSKPPPLRDTTNVMRNRALPANASPFRRAWGQSSFRTPRSDKVAKEQQQQQLGQPSPVRRTASMNASDNDMYIKTLMLDSDLKSTRSQHQLSLLQVPKILTTPAPPSAITASVAAEDAAQDHGCPSSWAGSFERMLQDAAGMQTFSEFLKKEFSAENIYFWTACERYRLLESEADRVAQAREIFGKHLANSSSDPVNVDSQARSLTEEKLAGAAPDIFAPAQKQIFNLMKFDSYQRFIRSDLYKSCVEAEQKNQPLPYSGLDLDELLKTNFHLGAFSKLKKSASNAEDRRRKSLLPWHRKTRSKSRDRTEIMADLQNALMPAPPVPPTAPLTSASLKLVCGQNSLSDLHSSRSSLSSFDAGTATGGQGASTESVYSLCRVILTDGATTIVQTRPGETVGELVERLLEKRNLVYPYYDIVFQGSTKSIDVQQSSQILAGKEVVIERRVAFKLDLPDPKVISVKSKPKKQLHEVIRPILSKYNYKMEQVQVIMRDTQAPVDLNQPVTTADGQRLHIVMLNSDFQVGGGSSMPPKQSKPMKPLPQGQLDELTNKVFNELLASKADKASSEKSRPVDLCSMKSNEAPSTSSSLFEPLRRQQRDGGNIPASKLPKLKKKSTSSSQQSEEAGATSAVADPKKPIIAKLKAGVKLQVTERVAEHQDELLEGLKRAQLARLEDQRGTEINFDLPDFLKNKENLSAAVSKLRKVRAGLSPVSKVPATPTEIPQPAPRLSITRSQQPVSPMKVDHEPETDLPAATQDQTEFAKAPPPLPPKPKVLPIKPSNWGVAQPTGNYCNKFSPSKQVPTSPKEASKPGTFASKIPLDLGRKSLEEAGSRCAYLDEPSSSFV, encoded by the exons ATGAACAATACAAATACCAATCGAGGCAGTTGCTCCAGAATACCCATCGCCAAGAACCAGGACAGCATCGCCAGCATGGTGGAGCGGTTCGTCCAGTCGCTGAGCCAGCTGAACGATTCCGGCACCTTTGACAGCAGCTTCGAGATCAAGAGAATACATCCGGGATCCTCGGCCGGCTCCACGCCCAAACATGTCAGGCATCGCTGCCTCACGGAGCTGGATCGCGAACAGTTGACCCGGTTTGTGCAGGACTTCGAGGAGCGACAGGCCAGCACACCGAAGGCCAAGTCCAAGATTAGCTCACCCTACATATGCCGCAAGGCCAAGGAGTTCTATCAAAGCGCCAGTGGCAGGCGCAGTGCCTCACCGCACATAACCATGCCACCGGAGACCGTGCCAGAGGAGCAAGCGGTGGTGAAGCTATTGCCCAGGAAATGCGCCGAGGCGGAGGACCTGATGCCACCACCCATGGCCATGGCACGTGTCCAGGCGGAACGCCGCAGTTGCCGCAGTGCCTCCCGCGTGCTGCAGTTCTTCAGTTCGGCCACCAAGAGGCGCAGTGGCAGCCGGAAGCTCAGTGAGCCAGAGCTGGAGGATAACCGCGCCGATTCCCCGGTGCTGCTTAGAGTGACCAGGGATcgggaggaggagcagctgggCTGCAGTCCACTGCCACTGGCTGCAGCTGGCGGAGAAGTGCCCACCAGTtccgaggacgaggaggagcacGACGACGGCATCAGCTCGGCCAGCTCCAATCTCACCTCCCAGTCGGGCAGCTCCAATAGCCGCAATCTCTCGCCGGACTCCTCCTTCGAGATGCACGCGCCACTCCTGCCCAGCTTCAAGGTCACACCTCCACGGGCCGTTTGTCGCGTTGGAAAGAATGCCGCCTGCGAGTTTGCGCGTTTCCTGCGCGGCTCCTTTCACTCCAAGCGCGCATCGGTGACCACGCTGCGCCGATCCCTCAGCGATCcggatgcagtgcagcagaTGGACTTCAGCAAGCCGCCTCCGCTGCGCGACACCACCAACGTCATGCGA AACCGCGCTCTGCCCGCCAATGCCTCGCCCTTCCGTCGAGCCTGGGGACAGTCTTCCTTCCGCACGCCCCGCTCCGACAAGGTAGCcaaagagcagcagcagcagcagctaggACAGCCGTCGCCCGTAAGACGCACTGCCTCGATGAACGCCTCCGACAACGACATGTACATCAAGACGCTGATGCTGGACTCCGATCTGAAGTCGACGCGCAGCCAGCACCAGCTCAGTCTGCTGCAGGTGCCCAAGATCCTGACCACACCTGCCCCGCCCTCCGCCATTACCGCGTCCGTTGCTGCAGAGGATGCGGCCCAGGATCACGGCTGTCCCAGCAGTTGGGCCGGCTCTTTTGAGCGGATGCTTCAGGATGCCGCTGGCATGCAGACGTTCTCGGAGTTTCTCAAGAAGGAGTTCTCCGCGGAGAACATCTACTTCTGGACCGCCTGCGAACGTTATCGTCTGCTGGAATCTGAGGCAGATCGAGTGGCTCAGGCCCGAGAGATCTTTGGCAAGcatttggccaacagcagcagtgaTCCCGTCAACGTGGACTCGCAGGCACGTAGCCTTACGGAGGAGAAGCTGGCCGGTGCCGCTCCAGACATTTTTGCGCCAGCACAAAAGCAGATTTTCAACCTGATGAAGTTTGATAGTTATCAGCGTTTCATTCGTTCGGACTTGTACAAAAGCTGCGTGGAGGCGGAACAGAAGAACCAGCCCCTACCCTACAGCGGTTTGGATCTGGACGAGCTGTTGAAGACAAATTTTCACTTAGGTGCCTTCTCTAAG CTCAAAAAATCGGCTAGCAATGCGGAGGATAGAAGGCGGAAAAGTTTGCTTCCCTGGCACCGGAAGACGCGGAGTAAGTCCCGCGATCGCACGGAGATAATGGCTGACCTGCAGAACGCGCTGATGCCGGCACCACCAGTACCACCAACCGCCCCGCTCACCAGTGCCTCCCTCAAGCTTGTCTGCGGACAGAATTCCCTAAGTGATCTGCACAGTTCTAGGTCATCGTTGTCCTCGTTTGATGCGGGCACAGCCACTGGTGGACAAGGAGCCAGTACGGAGAGCGTGTATTCGTTGTGCCGAGTGATCCTCACCGATGGCGCCACCACCATAGTGCAGACAAGACCTGGAGAGACAGTGGGAGAACTGGTCGAACGATTGCTGGAAAAGAGAAACCTTGTGTATCCCTACTATGACATAGTGTTCCAGGGCAGCACCAAATCGATCGATGTGCAGCAATCATCGCAAATCCTGGCCGGTAAGGAGGTGGTGATCGAGCGCCGGGTGGCTTTCAAGCTGGACCTGCCTGATCCGAAGGTGATCTCGGTAAAGAGCAAGCCCAAGAAGCAACTGCACGAGGTGATTCGACCTATACTCAGCAAATACAACTACAAAATGGAGCAGGTGCAGGTGATCATGAGGGATACTCAAGCGCCAGTCGACCTCAATCAGCCTGTGACCACGGCCGATGGCCAGCGACTGCACATCGTGATGCTAAATTCGGATTTTCAGGTAGGCGGCGGCAGTAGCATGCCGCCGAAGCAAAGCAAACCTATGAAGCCACTGCCGCAGGGTCAGTTGGATGAGCTAACGAACAAGGTGTTCAACGAGCTGCTGGCCAGCAAGGCTGACAAAGCATCCAGCGAGAAGTCGCGGCCCGTAGATCTGTGCTCCATGAAGTCCAACGAGGCGCCTTCGACGTCATCATCGCTCTTTGAACCCTTGCGGCGTCAGCAGCGCGATGGCGGCAACATTCCGGCTAGCAAGCTCCCCAAGCTCAAGAAGAAGTCCACTAGCAGCAGTCAACAGTCCGAGGAGGCAGGAGCGACTTCAGCAGTCGCAGATCCCAAGAAGCCAATTATAGCCAAGCTGAAAGCGGGTGTGAAGCTGCAGGTGACGGAGCGAGTAGCCGAGCACCAAG ATGAACTACTCGAGGGCCTAAAGCGCGCACAGCTGGCACGACTGGAGGATCAGCGTGGCACCGAAATCAACTTCGATTTACCGGATTTCCTGAAAAACAAGGAGAATCTCAGCGCAGCTGTATCAAAGCTGCGCAAGGTGCGCGCCGGCTTGAGTCCCGTGAGCAAGGTACCCGCCACGCCTACGGAAATTCCACAGCCGGCGCCACGTCTCTCCATCACACGGAGCCAACAGCCGGTGTCGCCTATGAAGGTGGACCACGAGCCAGAGACTGACTTGCCTGCCGCGACGCAGGATCAAACGGAATTCGCCAAAGCGCCGCCACCGCTGCCGCCCAAGCCAAAGGTGCTGCCCATTAAGCCCTCCAATTGGGGCGTGGCCCAGCCCACGGGCAACTATTGCAACAAGTTCTCCCCCAGCAAACAGGTGCCAACATCACCCAAAGAAGCCTCCAAACCTGGAACGTTTGCGAGCAAAATACCACTGGATCTGGGACGAAAGTCTCTGGAGGAGGCGGGCTCACGGTGTGCCTATCTCGACGAGCCCAGCAGCAGCTTTGTGTGA
- the LOC120454689 gene encoding regulator of G-protein signaling loco isoform X4 encodes MSFRELVCGLYSEEKEIENRALPANASPFRRAWGQSSFRTPRSDKVAKEQQQQQLGQPSPVRRTASMNASDNDMYIKTLMLDSDLKSTRSQHQLSLLQVPKILTTPAPPSAITASVAAEDAAQDHGCPSSWAGSFERMLQDAAGMQTFSEFLKKEFSAENIYFWTACERYRLLESEADRVAQAREIFGKHLANSSSDPVNVDSQARSLTEEKLAGAAPDIFAPAQKQIFNLMKFDSYQRFIRSDLYKSCVEAEQKNQPLPYSGLDLDELLKTNFHLGAFSKLKKSASNAEDRRRKSLLPWHRKTRSKSRDRTEIMADLQNALMPAPPVPPTAPLTSASLKLVCGQNSLSDLHSSRSSLSSFDAGTATGGQGASTESVYSLCRVILTDGATTIVQTRPGETVGELVERLLEKRNLVYPYYDIVFQGSTKSIDVQQSSQILAGKEVVIERRVAFKLDLPDPKVISVKSKPKKQLHEVIRPILSKYNYKMEQVQVIMRDTQAPVDLNQPVTTADGQRLHIVMLNSDFQVGGGSSMPPKQSKPMKPLPQGQLDELTNKVFNELLASKADKASSEKSRPVDLCSMKSNEAPSTSSSLFEPLRRQQRDGGNIPASKLPKLKKKSTSSSQQSEEAGATSAVADPKKPIIAKLKAGVKLQVTERVAEHQDELLEGLKRAQLARLEDQRGTEINFDLPDFLKNKENLSAAVSKLRKVRAGLSPVSKVPATPTEIPQPAPRLSITRSQQPVSPMKVDHEPETDLPAATQDQTEFAKAPPPLPPKPKVLPIKPSNWGVAQPTGNYCNKFSPSKQVPTSPKEASKPGTFASKIPLDLGRKSLEEAGSRCAYLDEPSSSFV; translated from the exons ATGTCATTTCGAGAACTCGTTTGTGGCCTGTACTCCGAGGAGAAGGAGATCGAG AACCGCGCTCTGCCCGCCAATGCCTCGCCCTTCCGTCGAGCCTGGGGACAGTCTTCCTTCCGCACGCCCCGCTCCGACAAGGTAGCcaaagagcagcagcagcagcagctaggACAGCCGTCGCCCGTAAGACGCACTGCCTCGATGAACGCCTCCGACAACGACATGTACATCAAGACGCTGATGCTGGACTCCGATCTGAAGTCGACGCGCAGCCAGCACCAGCTCAGTCTGCTGCAGGTGCCCAAGATCCTGACCACACCTGCCCCGCCCTCCGCCATTACCGCGTCCGTTGCTGCAGAGGATGCGGCCCAGGATCACGGCTGTCCCAGCAGTTGGGCCGGCTCTTTTGAGCGGATGCTTCAGGATGCCGCTGGCATGCAGACGTTCTCGGAGTTTCTCAAGAAGGAGTTCTCCGCGGAGAACATCTACTTCTGGACCGCCTGCGAACGTTATCGTCTGCTGGAATCTGAGGCAGATCGAGTGGCTCAGGCCCGAGAGATCTTTGGCAAGcatttggccaacagcagcagtgaTCCCGTCAACGTGGACTCGCAGGCACGTAGCCTTACGGAGGAGAAGCTGGCCGGTGCCGCTCCAGACATTTTTGCGCCAGCACAAAAGCAGATTTTCAACCTGATGAAGTTTGATAGTTATCAGCGTTTCATTCGTTCGGACTTGTACAAAAGCTGCGTGGAGGCGGAACAGAAGAACCAGCCCCTACCCTACAGCGGTTTGGATCTGGACGAGCTGTTGAAGACAAATTTTCACTTAGGTGCCTTCTCTAAG CTCAAAAAATCGGCTAGCAATGCGGAGGATAGAAGGCGGAAAAGTTTGCTTCCCTGGCACCGGAAGACGCGGAGTAAGTCCCGCGATCGCACGGAGATAATGGCTGACCTGCAGAACGCGCTGATGCCGGCACCACCAGTACCACCAACCGCCCCGCTCACCAGTGCCTCCCTCAAGCTTGTCTGCGGACAGAATTCCCTAAGTGATCTGCACAGTTCTAGGTCATCGTTGTCCTCGTTTGATGCGGGCACAGCCACTGGTGGACAAGGAGCCAGTACGGAGAGCGTGTATTCGTTGTGCCGAGTGATCCTCACCGATGGCGCCACCACCATAGTGCAGACAAGACCTGGAGAGACAGTGGGAGAACTGGTCGAACGATTGCTGGAAAAGAGAAACCTTGTGTATCCCTACTATGACATAGTGTTCCAGGGCAGCACCAAATCGATCGATGTGCAGCAATCATCGCAAATCCTGGCCGGTAAGGAGGTGGTGATCGAGCGCCGGGTGGCTTTCAAGCTGGACCTGCCTGATCCGAAGGTGATCTCGGTAAAGAGCAAGCCCAAGAAGCAACTGCACGAGGTGATTCGACCTATACTCAGCAAATACAACTACAAAATGGAGCAGGTGCAGGTGATCATGAGGGATACTCAAGCGCCAGTCGACCTCAATCAGCCTGTGACCACGGCCGATGGCCAGCGACTGCACATCGTGATGCTAAATTCGGATTTTCAGGTAGGCGGCGGCAGTAGCATGCCGCCGAAGCAAAGCAAACCTATGAAGCCACTGCCGCAGGGTCAGTTGGATGAGCTAACGAACAAGGTGTTCAACGAGCTGCTGGCCAGCAAGGCTGACAAAGCATCCAGCGAGAAGTCGCGGCCCGTAGATCTGTGCTCCATGAAGTCCAACGAGGCGCCTTCGACGTCATCATCGCTCTTTGAACCCTTGCGGCGTCAGCAGCGCGATGGCGGCAACATTCCGGCTAGCAAGCTCCCCAAGCTCAAGAAGAAGTCCACTAGCAGCAGTCAACAGTCCGAGGAGGCAGGAGCGACTTCAGCAGTCGCAGATCCCAAGAAGCCAATTATAGCCAAGCTGAAAGCGGGTGTGAAGCTGCAGGTGACGGAGCGAGTAGCCGAGCACCAAG ATGAACTACTCGAGGGCCTAAAGCGCGCACAGCTGGCACGACTGGAGGATCAGCGTGGCACCGAAATCAACTTCGATTTACCGGATTTCCTGAAAAACAAGGAGAATCTCAGCGCAGCTGTATCAAAGCTGCGCAAGGTGCGCGCCGGCTTGAGTCCCGTGAGCAAGGTACCCGCCACGCCTACGGAAATTCCACAGCCGGCGCCACGTCTCTCCATCACACGGAGCCAACAGCCGGTGTCGCCTATGAAGGTGGACCACGAGCCAGAGACTGACTTGCCTGCCGCGACGCAGGATCAAACGGAATTCGCCAAAGCGCCGCCACCGCTGCCGCCCAAGCCAAAGGTGCTGCCCATTAAGCCCTCCAATTGGGGCGTGGCCCAGCCCACGGGCAACTATTGCAACAAGTTCTCCCCCAGCAAACAGGTGCCAACATCACCCAAAGAAGCCTCCAAACCTGGAACGTTTGCGAGCAAAATACCACTGGATCTGGGACGAAAGTCTCTGGAGGAGGCGGGCTCACGGTGTGCCTATCTCGACGAGCCCAGCAGCAGCTTTGTGTGA
- the LOC120454689 gene encoding regulator of G-protein signaling loco isoform X5 yields MNRALPANASPFRRAWGQSSFRTPRSDKVAKEQQQQQLGQPSPVRRTASMNASDNDMYIKTLMLDSDLKSTRSQHQLSLLQVPKILTTPAPPSAITASVAAEDAAQDHGCPSSWAGSFERMLQDAAGMQTFSEFLKKEFSAENIYFWTACERYRLLESEADRVAQAREIFGKHLANSSSDPVNVDSQARSLTEEKLAGAAPDIFAPAQKQIFNLMKFDSYQRFIRSDLYKSCVEAEQKNQPLPYSGLDLDELLKTNFHLGAFSKLKKSASNAEDRRRKSLLPWHRKTRSKSRDRTEIMADLQNALMPAPPVPPTAPLTSASLKLVCGQNSLSDLHSSRSSLSSFDAGTATGGQGASTESVYSLCRVILTDGATTIVQTRPGETVGELVERLLEKRNLVYPYYDIVFQGSTKSIDVQQSSQILAGKEVVIERRVAFKLDLPDPKVISVKSKPKKQLHEVIRPILSKYNYKMEQVQVIMRDTQAPVDLNQPVTTADGQRLHIVMLNSDFQVGGGSSMPPKQSKPMKPLPQGQLDELTNKVFNELLASKADKASSEKSRPVDLCSMKSNEAPSTSSSLFEPLRRQQRDGGNIPASKLPKLKKKSTSSSQQSEEAGATSAVADPKKPIIAKLKAGVKLQVTERVAEHQDELLEGLKRAQLARLEDQRGTEINFDLPDFLKNKENLSAAVSKLRKVRAGLSPVSKVPATPTEIPQPAPRLSITRSQQPVSPMKVDHEPETDLPAATQDQTEFAKAPPPLPPKPKVLPIKPSNWGVAQPTGNYCNKFSPSKQVPTSPKEASKPGTFASKIPLDLGRKSLEEAGSRCAYLDEPSSSFV; encoded by the exons ATG AACCGCGCTCTGCCCGCCAATGCCTCGCCCTTCCGTCGAGCCTGGGGACAGTCTTCCTTCCGCACGCCCCGCTCCGACAAGGTAGCcaaagagcagcagcagcagcagctaggACAGCCGTCGCCCGTAAGACGCACTGCCTCGATGAACGCCTCCGACAACGACATGTACATCAAGACGCTGATGCTGGACTCCGATCTGAAGTCGACGCGCAGCCAGCACCAGCTCAGTCTGCTGCAGGTGCCCAAGATCCTGACCACACCTGCCCCGCCCTCCGCCATTACCGCGTCCGTTGCTGCAGAGGATGCGGCCCAGGATCACGGCTGTCCCAGCAGTTGGGCCGGCTCTTTTGAGCGGATGCTTCAGGATGCCGCTGGCATGCAGACGTTCTCGGAGTTTCTCAAGAAGGAGTTCTCCGCGGAGAACATCTACTTCTGGACCGCCTGCGAACGTTATCGTCTGCTGGAATCTGAGGCAGATCGAGTGGCTCAGGCCCGAGAGATCTTTGGCAAGcatttggccaacagcagcagtgaTCCCGTCAACGTGGACTCGCAGGCACGTAGCCTTACGGAGGAGAAGCTGGCCGGTGCCGCTCCAGACATTTTTGCGCCAGCACAAAAGCAGATTTTCAACCTGATGAAGTTTGATAGTTATCAGCGTTTCATTCGTTCGGACTTGTACAAAAGCTGCGTGGAGGCGGAACAGAAGAACCAGCCCCTACCCTACAGCGGTTTGGATCTGGACGAGCTGTTGAAGACAAATTTTCACTTAGGTGCCTTCTCTAAG CTCAAAAAATCGGCTAGCAATGCGGAGGATAGAAGGCGGAAAAGTTTGCTTCCCTGGCACCGGAAGACGCGGAGTAAGTCCCGCGATCGCACGGAGATAATGGCTGACCTGCAGAACGCGCTGATGCCGGCACCACCAGTACCACCAACCGCCCCGCTCACCAGTGCCTCCCTCAAGCTTGTCTGCGGACAGAATTCCCTAAGTGATCTGCACAGTTCTAGGTCATCGTTGTCCTCGTTTGATGCGGGCACAGCCACTGGTGGACAAGGAGCCAGTACGGAGAGCGTGTATTCGTTGTGCCGAGTGATCCTCACCGATGGCGCCACCACCATAGTGCAGACAAGACCTGGAGAGACAGTGGGAGAACTGGTCGAACGATTGCTGGAAAAGAGAAACCTTGTGTATCCCTACTATGACATAGTGTTCCAGGGCAGCACCAAATCGATCGATGTGCAGCAATCATCGCAAATCCTGGCCGGTAAGGAGGTGGTGATCGAGCGCCGGGTGGCTTTCAAGCTGGACCTGCCTGATCCGAAGGTGATCTCGGTAAAGAGCAAGCCCAAGAAGCAACTGCACGAGGTGATTCGACCTATACTCAGCAAATACAACTACAAAATGGAGCAGGTGCAGGTGATCATGAGGGATACTCAAGCGCCAGTCGACCTCAATCAGCCTGTGACCACGGCCGATGGCCAGCGACTGCACATCGTGATGCTAAATTCGGATTTTCAGGTAGGCGGCGGCAGTAGCATGCCGCCGAAGCAAAGCAAACCTATGAAGCCACTGCCGCAGGGTCAGTTGGATGAGCTAACGAACAAGGTGTTCAACGAGCTGCTGGCCAGCAAGGCTGACAAAGCATCCAGCGAGAAGTCGCGGCCCGTAGATCTGTGCTCCATGAAGTCCAACGAGGCGCCTTCGACGTCATCATCGCTCTTTGAACCCTTGCGGCGTCAGCAGCGCGATGGCGGCAACATTCCGGCTAGCAAGCTCCCCAAGCTCAAGAAGAAGTCCACTAGCAGCAGTCAACAGTCCGAGGAGGCAGGAGCGACTTCAGCAGTCGCAGATCCCAAGAAGCCAATTATAGCCAAGCTGAAAGCGGGTGTGAAGCTGCAGGTGACGGAGCGAGTAGCCGAGCACCAAG ATGAACTACTCGAGGGCCTAAAGCGCGCACAGCTGGCACGACTGGAGGATCAGCGTGGCACCGAAATCAACTTCGATTTACCGGATTTCCTGAAAAACAAGGAGAATCTCAGCGCAGCTGTATCAAAGCTGCGCAAGGTGCGCGCCGGCTTGAGTCCCGTGAGCAAGGTACCCGCCACGCCTACGGAAATTCCACAGCCGGCGCCACGTCTCTCCATCACACGGAGCCAACAGCCGGTGTCGCCTATGAAGGTGGACCACGAGCCAGAGACTGACTTGCCTGCCGCGACGCAGGATCAAACGGAATTCGCCAAAGCGCCGCCACCGCTGCCGCCCAAGCCAAAGGTGCTGCCCATTAAGCCCTCCAATTGGGGCGTGGCCCAGCCCACGGGCAACTATTGCAACAAGTTCTCCCCCAGCAAACAGGTGCCAACATCACCCAAAGAAGCCTCCAAACCTGGAACGTTTGCGAGCAAAATACCACTGGATCTGGGACGAAAGTCTCTGGAGGAGGCGGGCTCACGGTGTGCCTATCTCGACGAGCCCAGCAGCAGCTTTGTGTGA
- the LOC120454689 gene encoding regulator of G-protein signaling loco isoform X6, with product MNASDNDMYIKTLMLDSDLKSTRSQHQLSLLQVPKILTTPAPPSAITASVAAEDAAQDHGCPSSWAGSFERMLQDAAGMQTFSEFLKKEFSAENIYFWTACERYRLLESEADRVAQAREIFGKHLANSSSDPVNVDSQARSLTEEKLAGAAPDIFAPAQKQIFNLMKFDSYQRFIRSDLYKSCVEAEQKNQPLPYSGLDLDELLKTNFHLGAFSKLKKSASNAEDRRRKSLLPWHRKTRSKSRDRTEIMADLQNALMPAPPVPPTAPLTSASLKLVCGQNSLSDLHSSRSSLSSFDAGTATGGQGASTESVYSLCRVILTDGATTIVQTRPGETVGELVERLLEKRNLVYPYYDIVFQGSTKSIDVQQSSQILAGKEVVIERRVAFKLDLPDPKVISVKSKPKKQLHEVIRPILSKYNYKMEQVQVIMRDTQAPVDLNQPVTTADGQRLHIVMLNSDFQVGGGSSMPPKQSKPMKPLPQGQLDELTNKVFNELLASKADKASSEKSRPVDLCSMKSNEAPSTSSSLFEPLRRQQRDGGNIPASKLPKLKKKSTSSSQQSEEAGATSAVADPKKPIIAKLKAGVKLQVTERVAEHQDELLEGLKRAQLARLEDQRGTEINFDLPDFLKNKENLSAAVSKLRKVRAGLSPVSKVPATPTEIPQPAPRLSITRSQQPVSPMKVDHEPETDLPAATQDQTEFAKAPPPLPPKPKVLPIKPSNWGVAQPTGNYCNKFSPSKQVPTSPKEASKPGTFASKIPLDLGRKSLEEAGSRCAYLDEPSSSFV from the exons ATGAACGCCTCCGACAACGACATGTACATCAAGACGCTGATGCTGGACTCCGATCTGAAGTCGACGCGCAGCCAGCACCAGCTCAGTCTGCTGCAGGTGCCCAAGATCCTGACCACACCTGCCCCGCCCTCCGCCATTACCGCGTCCGTTGCTGCAGAGGATGCGGCCCAGGATCACGGCTGTCCCAGCAGTTGGGCCGGCTCTTTTGAGCGGATGCTTCAGGATGCCGCTGGCATGCAGACGTTCTCGGAGTTTCTCAAGAAGGAGTTCTCCGCGGAGAACATCTACTTCTGGACCGCCTGCGAACGTTATCGTCTGCTGGAATCTGAGGCAGATCGAGTGGCTCAGGCCCGAGAGATCTTTGGCAAGcatttggccaacagcagcagtgaTCCCGTCAACGTGGACTCGCAGGCACGTAGCCTTACGGAGGAGAAGCTGGCCGGTGCCGCTCCAGACATTTTTGCGCCAGCACAAAAGCAGATTTTCAACCTGATGAAGTTTGATAGTTATCAGCGTTTCATTCGTTCGGACTTGTACAAAAGCTGCGTGGAGGCGGAACAGAAGAACCAGCCCCTACCCTACAGCGGTTTGGATCTGGACGAGCTGTTGAAGACAAATTTTCACTTAGGTGCCTTCTCTAAG CTCAAAAAATCGGCTAGCAATGCGGAGGATAGAAGGCGGAAAAGTTTGCTTCCCTGGCACCGGAAGACGCGGAGTAAGTCCCGCGATCGCACGGAGATAATGGCTGACCTGCAGAACGCGCTGATGCCGGCACCACCAGTACCACCAACCGCCCCGCTCACCAGTGCCTCCCTCAAGCTTGTCTGCGGACAGAATTCCCTAAGTGATCTGCACAGTTCTAGGTCATCGTTGTCCTCGTTTGATGCGGGCACAGCCACTGGTGGACAAGGAGCCAGTACGGAGAGCGTGTATTCGTTGTGCCGAGTGATCCTCACCGATGGCGCCACCACCATAGTGCAGACAAGACCTGGAGAGACAGTGGGAGAACTGGTCGAACGATTGCTGGAAAAGAGAAACCTTGTGTATCCCTACTATGACATAGTGTTCCAGGGCAGCACCAAATCGATCGATGTGCAGCAATCATCGCAAATCCTGGCCGGTAAGGAGGTGGTGATCGAGCGCCGGGTGGCTTTCAAGCTGGACCTGCCTGATCCGAAGGTGATCTCGGTAAAGAGCAAGCCCAAGAAGCAACTGCACGAGGTGATTCGACCTATACTCAGCAAATACAACTACAAAATGGAGCAGGTGCAGGTGATCATGAGGGATACTCAAGCGCCAGTCGACCTCAATCAGCCTGTGACCACGGCCGATGGCCAGCGACTGCACATCGTGATGCTAAATTCGGATTTTCAGGTAGGCGGCGGCAGTAGCATGCCGCCGAAGCAAAGCAAACCTATGAAGCCACTGCCGCAGGGTCAGTTGGATGAGCTAACGAACAAGGTGTTCAACGAGCTGCTGGCCAGCAAGGCTGACAAAGCATCCAGCGAGAAGTCGCGGCCCGTAGATCTGTGCTCCATGAAGTCCAACGAGGCGCCTTCGACGTCATCATCGCTCTTTGAACCCTTGCGGCGTCAGCAGCGCGATGGCGGCAACATTCCGGCTAGCAAGCTCCCCAAGCTCAAGAAGAAGTCCACTAGCAGCAGTCAACAGTCCGAGGAGGCAGGAGCGACTTCAGCAGTCGCAGATCCCAAGAAGCCAATTATAGCCAAGCTGAAAGCGGGTGTGAAGCTGCAGGTGACGGAGCGAGTAGCCGAGCACCAAG ATGAACTACTCGAGGGCCTAAAGCGCGCACAGCTGGCACGACTGGAGGATCAGCGTGGCACCGAAATCAACTTCGATTTACCGGATTTCCTGAAAAACAAGGAGAATCTCAGCGCAGCTGTATCAAAGCTGCGCAAGGTGCGCGCCGGCTTGAGTCCCGTGAGCAAGGTACCCGCCACGCCTACGGAAATTCCACAGCCGGCGCCACGTCTCTCCATCACACGGAGCCAACAGCCGGTGTCGCCTATGAAGGTGGACCACGAGCCAGAGACTGACTTGCCTGCCGCGACGCAGGATCAAACGGAATTCGCCAAAGCGCCGCCACCGCTGCCGCCCAAGCCAAAGGTGCTGCCCATTAAGCCCTCCAATTGGGGCGTGGCCCAGCCCACGGGCAACTATTGCAACAAGTTCTCCCCCAGCAAACAGGTGCCAACATCACCCAAAGAAGCCTCCAAACCTGGAACGTTTGCGAGCAAAATACCACTGGATCTGGGACGAAAGTCTCTGGAGGAGGCGGGCTCACGGTGTGCCTATCTCGACGAGCCCAGCAGCAGCTTTGTGTGA